The proteins below are encoded in one region of Podarcis raffonei isolate rPodRaf1 chromosome 8, rPodRaf1.pri, whole genome shotgun sequence:
- the LOC128418205 gene encoding uncharacterized protein K02A2.6-like codes for MGVGTFRVQYRGRTRQLDLLVVKGPYISLLGLAWFGPLGLAVTGVNHTSLQVDVDAICKEFPGVFDGKLGQYTGPPIALQLDPAVRPVRLKARRVPFALKPRIDEELDRLVEQGVLEPVPNAPWETPIVTPVKPNGSVRICADYKCTINKALTAHAYPVPVVSHVLATLAGSKIFGKLDLAQAYQQLPVDEATAEAQTIVTHRGAFRVKRLQFGVSVAPGIFQNLMDSLLKGIPGVTPFFDDVLIAGPTPEEFEDRLRTVLHRFQTAGLKVKREKCLLGVPQVDFLGFMVDAEGVHPTGDKVRAICDAPAPKNKTELQAFLGLLNFYHSFLPHKAAVAEPLHRLLDKRAPWVWGQRQEAAFQAVKDLLVSNSVLAHFDERLPVVLACDASPYGIGAVLGHQLPDGREVPVAYFSQTLNSTERNYSQIDKEGLAIVKGVKKFHDFLYGRPFTVVTDHKPLLGLFAPEKQTPQVLSPRVLRWSIFLASYQYALIHRPGKAMGHADALSRLPLPETGPDPAPAQEVMSLELLPDRPIQAQEVAHHSKKDRVISRVLDWVWRGWPSSSPGPEFAGYTTRKHELSAHKGCLLWGSRVVVPQPLRKRVLTALHETHPGVVRMKALARSYVWWPGIDGEIEDPVYAKNFGAGPAWVPATVTRVTGPVSYEVLTDGGQCWRRHC; via the exons atgggggtggggaccttcagggtgcaataccgagggcggacgcggcaactggacttgcttgtggtcaagggcccctacattagcttactgggattggcatggtttggaccactagggctagccgtcaccggggtgaaccacactagcttacaagtggacgtggacgccatatgcaaggaatttccgggggttttcgatgggaaattgggacagtatacgggcccccccattgctctacagcttgaccccgcagtacgaccggtcaggctcaaggcccgccgggtcccgttcgccctgaaaccccgtatagacgaggaattggaccggctcgtggagcaaggagtgctggagccggtgcctaatgccccctgggaaaccccaatcgtcacgcccgtcaagcctaatggttcagtccgcatctgcgcagactacaaatgtaccataaacaaggccctcacggcccatgcatacccagtgccagtggtcagccatgttcttgccaccctggctgggtcgaaaatttttggcaagctggacttggcccaagcatatcaacagctgccagtagatgaggccacagcagaggcacagacgattgtgacgcacagaggagcattcagggtaaagcggctgcaattcggtgtcagcgtggcaccaggcatattccagaatctaatggactctctacttaaagggattccgggcgtcacccccttcttcgatgatgtgttgattgccgggcccacaccagaggagtttgaggaccgcctccgcaccgttctgcaccgtttccagacggcgggtctcaaggtgaagcgggaaaaatgtctactaggagtgcctcaggtggactttctgggatttatggtggacgcagaaggggtccacccgactggggacaaggtacgggccatttgtgatgccccagcgcccaagaacaagactgaacttcaggccttcttgggactattgaacttttaccattccttccttccccacaaggcggcggtagcagagcccctacacagactcctggacaagcgggccccttgggtgtggggccagcgccaggaggccgcattccaggcagtcaaggacttgcttgtctcaaactcggtcttggcacacttcgacgagaggctgccggtggtgctagcatgcgatgcctcgccctatggaattggcgctgtcctgggacaccaactcccggatggaagagaggtaccggtggcatacttttcccagacactcaactcaaccgagcggaactactcgcaaatcgacaaggagggtctggcaatcgtgaagggagtaaaaaaattccatgatttcttgtacgggcggcccttcaccgtggtgactgaccacaagccgttgcttggcttatttgcccctgaaaagcagaccccccaagtgctgtctcctcgcgtcctcaggtggtcaattttccttgccagctaccagtatgcactgattcaccgtccggggaaggcgatgggccatgcggatgccctcagcaggctaccactaccggaaacaggccccgacccagcacccgcacaagaggttatgagcctggagctgcttcccgaccgccccattcaggcacaagaagttgcacaccattccaagaaagatagggtcatctcccgggtcctggactgggtgtggaggggatggcccagcagcagccccgggccagaattcgccggctacacaacccgcaaacatgaactgtcggcccacaaggggtgcctgttatggggaagcagggtcgttgttccccagcccctccgaaaaagggtcctcacagccctacacgagacacacccaggggtagtaagaatgaaggcccttgccaggagttatgtgtggtggccggggatcgacggagagatagag gacccagtgtacgcaaagaattttggggcaggcccagcatgggtacccgccacagtcaccagggtcactggccccgtgtcgtacgaggtgctaacagatggggggcaatgctggcgccgccactgc